The following DNA comes from Streptococcus canis.
GGCTACTTAACCGATAATTACACCGTTTCAAATGTCCTGACCGAATCTTTTGGCCAGTTTGATAATTATACCACCATGCAGTTGGCTCAATATGTCGCAACCATTGCGAATGGTGGCAATCGTTTGGCTCCTCACATTGTTCAGGGAATTTATGAGGATGACGGTAGCCAAGGCCCGGGTCAGTTGAGCAAGGCTATCGAGACCAGTATTCTTAATAAGGTTCAGTTATCGGGCGACCAATTGGCGATTATTCAAGATGGTTTTTATCAAGTGGTTAATAGTGGAAGTGCCTACGCCACAGGACGAGCATTAGCTGGTGGTCCGATCACTATTAGTGCTAAAACAGGAACGGCTGAAACCTATGCTATCGATAAAAATGGTCAAACCTTAGCCACTTACAATTTAAATGTCGTGGCTTACGGGCCAAGTGCTGATGCTGACATTGCAGTAGCTGTCATGTATCCACATGCTACCAATTCATTAGCTAAGGCACAACAACTGATCGCTAAAGACATGATTACACTCTACATGACAATGTATGGAAATCAATAAAGGAGAACTGAGTGCTTTACCCAACCCCTATTGCAAAATTAATTGAAAGTTATTCCAAACTCCCAGGAATCGGGGTTAAAACGGCAACCAGACTTGCCTTTTACACGATTGGAATGTCTAATGAAGACGTTAATGATTTTGCTAAAAATTTATTGGCCGCTAAGAGAGAACTGACCTATTGTTCGATTTGTGGAAACCTTACCGATGACGATCCTTGTCACATTTGCACAGACACGAGCCGTGATCAGACGACCATTCTGGTAGTAGAAGATGCTAAAGATGTTTCTGCTATGGAAAAAATCCAAGAGTATCATGGCTATTATCATGTGCTTCACGGCTTAATTTCGCCCATGAATGGTGTGGGGCCAGATGACATCAATCTTAAACGTTTAATTACCCGTTTAATGGATGGTAAGGTGACCGAAGTTATCGTAGCTACCAATGCTACAGCTGATGGGGAGGCAACGTCCATGTATATCTCACGGGTCTTGAAGCCAGCAGGAATCAAGGTAACCCGCTTAGCAAGAGGTCTCGCTGTTGGCTCAGATATTGAGTATGCTGATGAAGTGACCCTACTAAGAGCTATTGAAAATCGGACAGAGCTTTAATGAATAGAAACAAGTGGTTATTCTTACTTAGGTTAAGGTTCAGAAAAACTCATTCACAGTTTTAGATCGAGATGACCAAACAGAGACAACTGTTGTCAGAAGATTTTGAAAAGCCCTCTTCTTTTTGCTATAATAAGGAAGCATTTAATTCAGTTAGGAAAGGTTAGCTATGTCTAAACAAACGTTAGTGTTATTATATGGAGGTCGCTCTGCAGAACGTGAAGTCTCTGTGCTTTCAGCAGAAAGTGTCATGCGAGCAGTTAACTATGATAAGTTTTTAGTGAAAACTTATTTTATTAGTCAGACAGGACAATTCATCAAAACTCAGGAATTTTTAGAAAGACCAGCGGCCACAGAACGCTTGATGACTAATGAGACTATCCAACTTGATCAACAAATCAAGCCAAGTGACATTTATGACGATAAGGCAGTTGTCTTTCCAGTTTTGCATGGACCTATGGGAGAAGACGGTTCTATCCAAGGTTTCTTAGAAGTGTTAGGAATGCCTTATGTAGGAACGAATATCCTCTCCTCGAGTGTGGCCATGGATAAAATTACGACCAAGCGCGTCTTAGAGTCAGCCGGTATTCCTCAGGTAGCTTACACTGTTTATATTGATGGGCAGGATCTAGAAGCTTGTCTGACAAAGACCTTAGCCACCCTATCTTTTCCTATTTTTGTCAAGCCAGCTAATATGGGATCGTCAGTAGGGATTTCCAAAGCCCAAACAAAAGCAGAATTAAAAGAAGCCATTCAATTAGCGCTAACCTATGACAGTCGTGTCTTGATTGAACAAGGCGTGGTTGCCAGAGAAATTGAAGTTGGTCTCCTTGGGAATACAGAAGTCAAGTCAACCTTACCAGGTGAAGTCGTCAAGGATGTTGATTTTTACGACTATCAAGCCAAGTATATTGACAACAAGATCACCATGGCTATCCCAGCAGAAATTGATCCAGAGATTATGGCAACCATGCGGGTTTATGCTGAGTCAGCCTTCAAAGCCTTGGGTGGTTGTGGGTTGTCTCGTTGTGACTTTTTCTTGAGCCAAGACGGGCAGGTTTACCTTAACGAATTAAACACCATGCCAGGCTTTACTCAATGGTCTATGTACCCGCTTTTATGGGAGAATATGGGCTTGGCTTATCCAGATTTGATTGAAGAGCTGGTGATACTGGCACAAGAAATGTTTGACCAGCGTGAGAGCCACCTGATTTAAACCTACGATGTTGAGTATCATTTACTTGGATGGAACGGCAAACATCGCCAAGATGTGACGTTCGTCCTTTTTTGTTGCTCTTTTAGGAAGAATAGCAGAGCTATTAAGGGAGTTTGACATTTTAGACAATTTTCTGATATTTTATGCTATAATAGAAGGGAAATTGTAAAAAACAAGTGTTCTTAGAAGGAAAGCAAAATGAAATTAACCTTACACGAAGTGGCCAAAATTGTTGATGCACAAAACAATGTGTCTGACTTGGACGACGTTCCTCTGAATCAGATTGAGTTTGATAGCCGAAAGATTACAGAAGGAGACCTCTTTTTACCCTTAAAAGGTCAAAGGGATGGTCATGAGTTTATTGATTTAGCCTTTCAAAATGGCGCTGTCGCTACTTTTTCAGAAAAAGAATTACCGGGGAAACCCCATCTTCTTGTTGACGACTGCCTAAAAGCTTTTCAAAAGCTAGCCCATTATTATCTTGATAAGATGCGCGTGGATGTTATTGCTGTGACAGGCTCAAATGGCAAAACATCCACCAAGGATATGATAGGAGCTGTCCTATCAACCACTTACAAAACCTATAAAACGCAAGGAAATTACAATAATGAGATCGGCTTGCCTTATACCGTTCTCCACATGCCTGAAGATACCGAGAAAATTGTCCTTGAAATGGGGCAGGATCACATGGGAGATATTCATCTCCTATCTGAAATTGCAAGACCCCGTATTGCAGTTTTGACCTTAGTCGGCGAAGCTCATTTAGAATATTTTGGAAGCCGAGACAAGATAGCTCAAGGCAAAATGCAGATTGTTGACGGCATGAATTCAGATGGGATTTTAATTGCTCCGGGAGATCCTATTATTGACCCATATCTTCCCAAAAATCAGATGGTTATCCGTTTTGGAGATCAACAAGAAATTGATGTTACTGATATTCAAGAAGACAAAGATAGCCTGACCTTTAAGACGAATGTTTTGGCAGAGCCAGTGACCCTGCCCTTATCAGGGAAATACAATGCTATCAACGCAATGGTTGCGGCCTATGTTGGAAAATTATTGGCAGTAACAGATGAGGATATTATCGAAGCGCTTGAATCTGTTCAGTTAACAGGTAACCGTACGGAGTGGAAAAAGGCAGCCAATGGTGCTGATATTTTATCAGATGTTTACAATGCTAATCCAACAGCCATGCGTCTGATTTTACAAACATTTGCCAGCATTTCAACAAATCCAGAAGGCAAAAAAATGGCAGTGCTAGCAGATATGAAAGAACTAGGAGAAGACTCTGTTGCTTTGCATTCACAATTAATCCAACAGTTGTCACCTGATAGCATTGCTCAGCTTGTTTTTTATGGGGACGATATCCAAGAACTGGCACAATTAGCTAGTCACCTTTATCCTGCCGGGAAAGTACGCTTTTTTCCTAAGAATCAACAGGAAGACCAGTTTGAAGCTATGCAAGAGCATGTCCAAGCTATTCTCAATCCTTCTGATCAAATCCTCTTAAAAGGAAGTAACTCGATGGGCTTGGCTAGGTTGGTTGACGATTTAGTAGGCAAGAAGGGGGAAGAGAGCCATTAGCCTTAGTTTTTAGAAAAAACACAGAGAAGGGGCTTGTTCTCTCATGAAGATTAAGGTATAATGAAAAAACATAGAAAGGTATGGTTATGGATTTTTTTGCAACTGACCCCATTGGGTTACCTCACACCTCGCTTGTTTTTTACTTGTCATCACTTTTGATAGCATCTTTGCTAGTCTTTTTAACCCTTCAATCTTATAAATCAAGACCGTATCGCTATTTTTTCTTGGCTTTGCAGTTGTCACAAGTGATAGGCTTATACACTTGGTATGCTTTGAGAGGATTTCCCCTAAGCGAATCCTTACCCTTGTATCATTGTCGTATTGCCATGCTGGCTGTCTTTTTCCTACCAGACCGTAATAGCTTCAAGCAGCTGTTTATGGTGTTGGGGATAGGTGGGACTTTCTTGGCACTTTTATCGCCAGACCTTTATCCTTTCAAGCTATGGCATGTGGCGAATGTCGCCTTTTACCTGGGTCACTACGCCCTATTGGTTAATGGTTTGATTTACCTCTTGCGTTTCTACAACTCAAGTCAATTAAAATTCGCTCTAGTGTTACGTTATTTTGCAACGGTCAACTTTATTCTTCTCTTGGTTAGTTTGGCCACCAAGGGAAATTATGGTTTTGTGATAGATATTCCAGTGATTCACACTCATCACTTGCTCTTGAACTTTGTGATTGTCACCGGAGGATTGACGCTCATGGTCAAATTAATCGAGTGGGCTTATCTCAAATTTGGAGAAGTACAAGCCTTGGAGTTGGCCTTTTCTAAAGAAAAGTAAGCCGTTGAAAAAGCACCTAAAATCAGCTATAATAAGAAGGGTCTGGGATGATTTCCAGACTCGCTTTTTTTAGAAAAAAACAATAGCAATTAGCTAAAGATAAGCTAACCGTAAGCCTCTTAACATTTTTAAGGGCCAATCAACTGTGGAGAATGACCAGTCTAGCACAAGCCTTTTATATCAACGAGAATGTCATTAAAGCTAGGACTCATAGGAAAGCTCTGCTATTTTAACAAACAAGGAAAAAAAGAATGTCACTTATAGAAGAAATTAAAAAGCGTCGCACCTTCGCTATTATCAGTCACCCAGATGCGGGGAAAACAACAATTACCGAACAACTTCTCTACTTTGGTGGAGAGATTCGTGAAGCCGGGACGGTGAAAGGAAAGAAATCAGGTCAGTTTGCCAAGTCAGACTGGATGGATATTGAAAAGCAACGTGGGATTTCCGTTACCTCATCCGTGATGCAATTTGATTATGCTGGCAAACGGGTTAATATCCTAGACACACCAGGACACGAAGACTTTTCTGAGGATACTTACCGAACCCTGATGGCGGTGGATGCTGCTGTTATGGTTGTTGACTCTGCCAAAGGGATTGAAGCTCAGACGAAAAAGTTATTTGAAGTTGTCAAACACCGTAATATTCCTGTTTTTACCTTTATCAACAAGTTAGACCGTGATGGCCGTGAGCCCTTGGAACTCTTAGAAGAGTTAGAAGAAGTTCTAGGTATTGCTTCTTACCCAATGAATTGGCCCATTGGTATGGGACGCGCCTTTGAGGGCCTATATGATTTGCACAATAAACGTTTAGAACTTTACAAAGGTGACCAGCGATTTGCTGATTTTGAAGAAGGGGCAGTTCTTTTTGCGAAAAATCCTTTCTATGAGCAAGCTTTGGAAGATATTGAATTACTGGAAGAAGCTGGTAATGATTTTTCGGAACAAGCTGTTTTAGATGGTAAACTTACCCCTGTTTTCTTTGGCTCAGCCTTGACCAATTTCGGTGTGCAGACCTTTCTAGATACTTTCTTGGAATTTGCTCCAGAACCTCATGGTCACAAAACGACTGAAGATGTCATGATTGACCCTCTGGATAAAGATTTTTCTGGCTTTGTCTTTAAAATCCAAGCCAATATGGACCCTAAACACCGTGACCGCATTGCCTTTGTCCGTATTGTTTCAGGTGAATTTCAAAAAGGAATGGCTGTTAACTTAACCCGAACTGGCAAAGGAGCGAAATTATCCAACGTCACCCAGTTTATGGCAGAATCTCGTGAAAATGTTCAGAATGCTGTGGCCGGAGATATTATTGGGGTTTATGATACAGGTACCTATCAAGTTGGTGATACCTTGACTGTTGGTAAACGTAAGTTTGAATTTGAACCACTGCCAACCTTTACCCCAGAGATTTTCATGAAAGTTTCCCCGAAAAATGTCATGAAGCAAAAATCATTCCACAAGGGAATGGAGCAGTTGGTGCAAGAAGGAGCTGTTCAGCTTTACAAAAATTACCAGACTGGTGAATACATGTTGGGAGCTGTTGGGCAGCTGCAATTTGAAGTCTTTAAGCACCGTATGGAAGGTGAATACAAGGCTGAAGTTGTAATGACACCGATGGGGAAAAAGACTGTTCGCTGGATTTCAGAAGATGATTTGGATCAACGCATGTCGTCAAGTCGAAACATTCTGGCTAAAGACCGTTTTGATCAACCTGTTTTCCTATTCGAAAATGAATTTGCCCTCCGCTGGTTTGCAGACAAATACCCAGATGTCACCTTAGAAGAAAAAATGTAATGCCTATTGAGATTGAAACAATAAGACCTAGTTGCTTTCTAGCTAGATTGAGTTGCCTCAGTCTCTTTTTTGTTAGAACTGACGACATTTAGAAATTATGGTATAGTAAGAAAAAGGAGGATTACTTATGGGACTTTTATCAGGACTATTAGGAAATGCATCACAGCAGGATAATCAAAAGATTGAAGCGCAGCTAGCAGATGTTTTAGTAACTGGAGAACAAGTAGAACTAGCTTTTTCCTTGATTAGGGATTTGCTTGTCTTCACTGAAAAACGCTTGATTTTAGTGGACAAACAAGGGGTGACGGGTAAGAAAGTGACTTACAAATCGATTCCTTATCGCTCTATTTCTCGATTTAGTGTGGAAACCTCAGGTCATTTTGATTTAGATGCGGAGTTAAAGATTTGGATTTCATCTGCTATGGAGCCAGCCGAAAGCTTGCAGTTTAAGAGCGATCAAAGTGTTATTGCCATTCAACAGGCCTTGGCAGCAGCTGTTTTAGGAGAATGACATACGATTATTAAGATAAAACATGGCCACTGTTTCAGTAGAGAGGGTCATGTTTTTTGTTTCCAAAAAGAGGTAGTTTGCCATTATCAAAAAGGAATGTACTTTAAAATTAGTGTGATGCCAAGAGAATTCAAATAAGTCATTTTGATTTCTAAGCAAAGTTTTTGAAAAGGCTATATATTTTTGATAGGATAAGTTTTTGAGGAGCATTAAATAATGATAATAGAATTAAAAAATGTTGGTAAGGTCTTCCCCGAGTCACATTTCCAGTTGGAGGGAATTTCCTTTGCTATTGAAGAAGGAGAAATCGTTGGCTTAATTGGTTCAAATGGAACTGGGAAAAGTACGATTTTGAAGATGATGAATGGTTTGATTCCTTACGATAAAGGTTGTGTTCGCTACAAAGAACGAGAGTTAAACAGCTTATCTGCTAGTCAATTGCGACACATGCGTAAAGATATTGCCTATATTTTTCAGCACCATAACCTTTTGCCAGGTGAAACGGTTTTTTACCACCTTTCTCTTGTTTACAAATTGAATCATCAGAAAATAGATGACAGAGCTATTGATGACATTCTGGATTTTTTAGGTTTAACAAGGGTGAAACAGGTTAAATGCCATAGTTTAAGTGGCGGCCAGCAGCAAAAAGTGGCCATTGCCATGGCTATTTTACAAAAACCGAGATTGATTTTATGTGATGAAATCAGTTCAGCCTTGGATACCAATAGTGAAAAAGAGATTTTTGATTTATTAGCTAGTTTACGTGAGAAATACGGTATTTCTATCCTAATGATTGCCCATCATCTATCTGTTTTAAAACAATACTGTGATCGTGTGATGATTTTAGATGGACAGGCTATCGCAGAGACTGTGATTCCTGTAAAGTCAAGAATTGATCAACTGACAACAGATTACGTGACCCAAGTAAAGGAGTTTTTATTACATGACTGATATTTTGGCAAAACATGGTGAAGGGATTCTCAAATCTTTTTGGGATACTAATCTGATGCTAGGACTTACTTTAGCTTTGTGTTTTCTGATTGCTTTCCCCACAGGTATCTTGCTCTTTTCTCTGAAAAAATCGTATCTAATCAGGCATCCTTTGGCTTATCAATTTCTAAACCTTCTACTTGGAAGTCTGCGCAGCGTTCCCTTCCTTATCTTCATCTTTGTGCTCATTCCCCTCAATCGTTTACTTTTTGGAACATCTTTTGGAACCATAGCAGCCATTTTACCACTGACCCTCGTATCGGTGAGTTTGTATGCGCGTTACGTCGAACAGGCCTTGCTAAATGTTCCACAAATTGTTGTGGATAGGGCACTTAGTCTAGGGGCTAGTAAAGGACAGCTCATTCGTTATTTTTTAATTCCCTCCATCAAGATGGACCTTGTTTTGTCTTTTACAGCAACGGCAATCAGTGTTCTAGGGTATTCCACAGTTATGGGGGTCATTGGGGCAGGAGGCTTAGGAGAGTACGCCTATCGTTTTGGCTACCAAGAGTATGATTACCCAGTTATGTATTTGATTGTTTTCTTATTTATTATGTACGTCTTTATCTTGCAAAGTCTCGGTTATTTTTTAGCCAACCGCTATGCAAAGAAATAATCAAAAGCAAAGAGAAGTTATGAAAAAAAGTACTTCCCCTAGTCTGTTTCCTGATAGTATCAGTTTTCTTATGAAAGCGTGTTATTAATGAGGTTAACCTTATTTCCTATCTTTTTATTTCTAATTGTGTTACACTAGTTAGGTTGTTAATCAAACGACAAAATTAAAAGGCTTATAAGGCAGCTTCGCACTGCCTTTTTAGAAAAGAGAAACAATTGAAATTTACAGAATTTAACTTATCAGAAGACATCCAATCAGCTGTGGTCACAGCCGGTTTTGAGAAAGCATCTCCTATTCAGGAAATGACGATTCCTCTCGCATTAGAAGGAAAGGATGTTATTGGTCAGGCACAAACAGGAACCGGTAAAACAGCAGCTTTTGGTCTTCCAACCTTGAATAAGATTCGTACCAAAGACAATATTATTCAGGCTTTGGTCATTGCACCAACGCGTGAATTGGCTGTGCAAAGTCAAGAAGAATTGTTCCGTTTTGGGCGTGATAAAGGGGTTAAGGTTCGCTCTGTTTATGGCGGATCAAGCATTGAAAAACAAATCAAGGCCCTCAAATCAGGTGCCCATATTGTTGTGGGAACACCAGGTCGTTTATTAGACTTGATTAAGCGTAAGGCCCTTGTTTTAGAGCATGTTGAAACCTTAATCTTAGACGAAGCAGATGAGATGCTTAACATGGGATTCTTGGAAGACATTGAAGCTATTATTAGTCGTGTTCCAGCAGACCGTCAAACCTTGCTCTTCTCCGCAACAATGCCAGCACCAATTAAACAAATTGGGGTTAAATTCATGAAAGACCCTGAACATGTTCAAATTAAGAACAAAGAACTAACAAATGTCAATGTTGATCAATACTATGTACGTGTTAAGGAACAAGAAAAATTTAATACCATGACCCGTTTGATGGACGTTAACCAGCCAGAATTATCTATTGTTTTTGGTCGTACCAAACGCCGTGTCGATGAAATTACACGTGGTCTAAAATTACGTGGTTTCCGTGCTGAAGGAATCCATGGTGATCTTGACCAAAATAAACGCTTACGCGTTATCCGTGATTTCAAAAACGACCAAATTGATATTCTTGTAGCCACTGATGTAGCAGCGCGTGGTCTTGATATTTCAGGGGTTACCCACGTTTATAACTACGATATTACCCAAGATCCAGAAAGTTATGTTCACCGTATTGGTCGTACTGGTCGTGCGGGTAAATCAGGAGAGTCCATTACTTTTGTCTCACCAAATGAGATGGGCTACCTTTCAATGATTGAGAACCTAACGAAAAAACAGATGAAACCTCTTCGCCCAGCAACTGCGGAAGAGGCATTCCAAGCCAAGAAAAAAGTAGCCCTTAAAAAAATTGAACGTGATTTTGCAGATGATGCTATTCGTTCTAACTTTGACAAATTCAAAGGAGATGCTATCCAATTAGCAGCTGAATTCACTCCAGAAGAGTTGGCATTGTATATTTTGAGCTTAACGGTTCAAGATCCAGATAGCTTACCAGAAGTGGAAATTGCGCGTGAAAAACCATTACCATTCAAGTATGTGGGTGGTGGCCATGGCAATAAAAATGGCAAAGGTGGTCGTGGACGTGACAACCGTAACCGCGGAGATCACCGTGGTGGCTATCGTGGCGACCGTAACAGAGATGAGCGTAATGGTGATCGTCGTCGTCAAAAACGTGATAAACGTGACGGTCATGATGGCAGTGGCAATCGTGATTTCAAACGTAAACCAAAACGTAATGCTAAAGATTTTTTCAATAAAGAAAAGAAATCAAGCCCTAAAAACACTGGATTTGTGATTCGTCACAAAGGTGAATAGGATTAAAGAGAGTCGATTCCCATCGACTTTCTTTAATTTTCTGAAAAAGTTGCTTTTATTATTGAATCTGTTATAATGGTTTCAGTCATTTTATGGCACTTTTTTAAAAATTAGGAGGAAGATTGGGATGTCTGATGCCCATCATGCTGCCTTTGATAAAGCATCAAAAGCAGGTTTTATTATTGCTTTAGGTATTGTCTATGGAGATATTGGAACAAGTCCTCTCTACACGATGCAGTCTTTGGTTGAAAATCAAGGAGGTATTGCTCAGGTTTCTGACCCCTTTATTTTAGGGTCTGTGTCCTTGATTATTTGGACGCTGACCTTAATCACGACGATTAAGTACGTTTTGATTGCCCTAAAAGCTGACAACCATCATGAAGGTGGGATTTTTTCTTTATTCACCTTGGTTCGTAAAATGTCGTCATGGCTGATTATTCCAGCTATGATTGGTGGAGCAACGCTCTTATCTGACGGTGCCCTTACCCCTGCTGTAACTGTCACTTCTGCCATTGAAGGACTAAAAGCTGTCCCTGGTCTTAGCCAGATTTACCAGAATCAAACCAATGTCATTATCACGACTTTAGTTATTTTGATGGCTCTCTTTGGGATACAGCGGTTTGGAACGGGATTTGTTGGTAAAATATTTGGACCGGTCATGTTTCTTTGGTTTAGTTTTCTAGGTATTAGTGGCTTTTTAAACACGCTGGGGCATTTGGAAATTTTCAAAGCCCTCAATCCTTACTATGCCTTGCACTTGCTGTTTAGTCCTGAAAACCATCGAGGTATTTTTATTCTCGGCTCGATTTTCTTGGCAACGACAGGGGCAGAAGCCCTTTATTCGGACTTGGGTCACGTTGGTAGAGGGAATATTTATGTGAGCTGGCCCTTTGTTAAGATTTGTATTGTTCTATCTTACTGTGGCCAGGCTGCTTGGATTTTAGCGAATAAAAACTCAGGTATTGAACTAAACCCCTTCTTTGCCAGTGTGCCGTCTCAATTAAGGGTTTATTTTGTTATTTTGGCAACCTTGGCAGCTATTATTGCTTCACAGGCTCTTATTTCAGGATCCTTTACCCTAGCATCAGAAGCCATGCGCTTGAAAATTTTCCCTTTGTTTCGTGTGACTTACCCAGGTACTAATTTGGGTCAATTATACATTCCTGTCATTAACTGGATTTTATTTGCAGTAACCTCTTGTACCGTTTTGTATTTTAGAACATCAGCCCACATGGAGGCAGCTTATGGCCTTGCCATTACCGTTACCATGTTGATGACAACAATCCTCTTAAATTATTATTTAATCAAGGAAGGAATAGCCCCCTTCTTGGTTCACTTAGTGATGACTTTCTTTGCTGTGGTTGAATCTATTTTCTTTTTGGCTTCAGCTGTCAAATTCATGCACGGTGGCTATGTGGTTGTTATCTTGGCACTTACAATTGTCTTTGTCATGTTTATTTGGCATGCTGGCACCACTATTGTGTTTAAGTATGTGAAATCATTGGATTTAAATGACTATAAGGATCAAATCAAGCAGCTTCGAGATGATTTACGTTTTGACCTGTACCAAACAAATGTTGTTTACTTGTCTAATCGGATGAATAAGCAGATGATTGACCGTTCGATTTTGTACTCTATTTTGGACAAACGTCCAAAACGAGCTCAAGTTTATTGGTTTGTTAATGTAAGGGTTACTGACGAACCTTATACCGCTAAATATAAGGTTGACATGATGGGAACAGATT
Coding sequences within:
- the recR gene encoding recombination mediator RecR; amino-acid sequence: MLYPTPIAKLIESYSKLPGIGVKTATRLAFYTIGMSNEDVNDFAKNLLAAKRELTYCSICGNLTDDDPCHICTDTSRDQTTILVVEDAKDVSAMEKIQEYHGYYHVLHGLISPMNGVGPDDINLKRLITRLMDGKVTEVIVATNATADGEATSMYISRVLKPAGIKVTRLARGLAVGSDIEYADEVTLLRAIENRTEL
- a CDS encoding D-alanine--D-alanine ligase: MSKQTLVLLYGGRSAEREVSVLSAESVMRAVNYDKFLVKTYFISQTGQFIKTQEFLERPAATERLMTNETIQLDQQIKPSDIYDDKAVVFPVLHGPMGEDGSIQGFLEVLGMPYVGTNILSSSVAMDKITTKRVLESAGIPQVAYTVYIDGQDLEACLTKTLATLSFPIFVKPANMGSSVGISKAQTKAELKEAIQLALTYDSRVLIEQGVVAREIEVGLLGNTEVKSTLPGEVVKDVDFYDYQAKYIDNKITMAIPAEIDPEIMATMRVYAESAFKALGGCGLSRCDFFLSQDGQVYLNELNTMPGFTQWSMYPLLWENMGLAYPDLIEELVILAQEMFDQRESHLI
- a CDS encoding UDP-N-acetylmuramoyl-tripeptide--D-alanyl-D-alanine ligase, coding for MKLTLHEVAKIVDAQNNVSDLDDVPLNQIEFDSRKITEGDLFLPLKGQRDGHEFIDLAFQNGAVATFSEKELPGKPHLLVDDCLKAFQKLAHYYLDKMRVDVIAVTGSNGKTSTKDMIGAVLSTTYKTYKTQGNYNNEIGLPYTVLHMPEDTEKIVLEMGQDHMGDIHLLSEIARPRIAVLTLVGEAHLEYFGSRDKIAQGKMQIVDGMNSDGILIAPGDPIIDPYLPKNQMVIRFGDQQEIDVTDIQEDKDSLTFKTNVLAEPVTLPLSGKYNAINAMVAAYVGKLLAVTDEDIIEALESVQLTGNRTEWKKAANGADILSDVYNANPTAMRLILQTFASISTNPEGKKMAVLADMKELGEDSVALHSQLIQQLSPDSIAQLVFYGDDIQELAQLASHLYPAGKVRFFPKNQQEDQFEAMQEHVQAILNPSDQILLKGSNSMGLARLVDDLVGKKGEESH
- a CDS encoding TMEM164-related integral membrane acyltransferase — its product is MDFFATDPIGLPHTSLVFYLSSLLIASLLVFLTLQSYKSRPYRYFFLALQLSQVIGLYTWYALRGFPLSESLPLYHCRIAMLAVFFLPDRNSFKQLFMVLGIGGTFLALLSPDLYPFKLWHVANVAFYLGHYALLVNGLIYLLRFYNSSQLKFALVLRYFATVNFILLLVSLATKGNYGFVIDIPVIHTHHLLLNFVIVTGGLTLMVKLIEWAYLKFGEVQALELAFSKEK
- a CDS encoding peptide chain release factor 3 is translated as MSLIEEIKKRRTFAIISHPDAGKTTITEQLLYFGGEIREAGTVKGKKSGQFAKSDWMDIEKQRGISVTSSVMQFDYAGKRVNILDTPGHEDFSEDTYRTLMAVDAAVMVVDSAKGIEAQTKKLFEVVKHRNIPVFTFINKLDRDGREPLELLEELEEVLGIASYPMNWPIGMGRAFEGLYDLHNKRLELYKGDQRFADFEEGAVLFAKNPFYEQALEDIELLEEAGNDFSEQAVLDGKLTPVFFGSALTNFGVQTFLDTFLEFAPEPHGHKTTEDVMIDPLDKDFSGFVFKIQANMDPKHRDRIAFVRIVSGEFQKGMAVNLTRTGKGAKLSNVTQFMAESRENVQNAVAGDIIGVYDTGTYQVGDTLTVGKRKFEFEPLPTFTPEIFMKVSPKNVMKQKSFHKGMEQLVQEGAVQLYKNYQTGEYMLGAVGQLQFEVFKHRMEGEYKAEVVMTPMGKKTVRWISEDDLDQRMSSSRNILAKDRFDQPVFLFENEFALRWFADKYPDVTLEEKM
- a CDS encoding PH domain-containing protein; this translates as MGLLSGLLGNASQQDNQKIEAQLADVLVTGEQVELAFSLIRDLLVFTEKRLILVDKQGVTGKKVTYKSIPYRSISRFSVETSGHFDLDAELKIWISSAMEPAESLQFKSDQSVIAIQQALAAAVLGE
- a CDS encoding ATP-binding cassette domain-containing protein translates to MIIELKNVGKVFPESHFQLEGISFAIEEGEIVGLIGSNGTGKSTILKMMNGLIPYDKGCVRYKERELNSLSASQLRHMRKDIAYIFQHHNLLPGETVFYHLSLVYKLNHQKIDDRAIDDILDFLGLTRVKQVKCHSLSGGQQQKVAIAMAILQKPRLILCDEISSALDTNSEKEIFDLLASLREKYGISILMIAHHLSVLKQYCDRVMILDGQAIAETVIPVKSRIDQLTTDYVTQVKEFLLHD
- a CDS encoding methionine ABC transporter permease, with translation MTDILAKHGEGILKSFWDTNLMLGLTLALCFLIAFPTGILLFSLKKSYLIRHPLAYQFLNLLLGSLRSVPFLIFIFVLIPLNRLLFGTSFGTIAAILPLTLVSVSLYARYVEQALLNVPQIVVDRALSLGASKGQLIRYFLIPSIKMDLVLSFTATAISVLGYSTVMGVIGAGGLGEYAYRFGYQEYDYPVMYLIVFLFIMYVFILQSLGYFLANRYAKK
- a CDS encoding DEAD/DEAH box helicase produces the protein MKFTEFNLSEDIQSAVVTAGFEKASPIQEMTIPLALEGKDVIGQAQTGTGKTAAFGLPTLNKIRTKDNIIQALVIAPTRELAVQSQEELFRFGRDKGVKVRSVYGGSSIEKQIKALKSGAHIVVGTPGRLLDLIKRKALVLEHVETLILDEADEMLNMGFLEDIEAIISRVPADRQTLLFSATMPAPIKQIGVKFMKDPEHVQIKNKELTNVNVDQYYVRVKEQEKFNTMTRLMDVNQPELSIVFGRTKRRVDEITRGLKLRGFRAEGIHGDLDQNKRLRVIRDFKNDQIDILVATDVAARGLDISGVTHVYNYDITQDPESYVHRIGRTGRAGKSGESITFVSPNEMGYLSMIENLTKKQMKPLRPATAEEAFQAKKKVALKKIERDFADDAIRSNFDKFKGDAIQLAAEFTPEELALYILSLTVQDPDSLPEVEIAREKPLPFKYVGGGHGNKNGKGGRGRDNRNRGDHRGGYRGDRNRDERNGDRRRQKRDKRDGHDGSGNRDFKRKPKRNAKDFFNKEKKSSPKNTGFVIRHKGE